From the genome of Uranotaenia lowii strain MFRU-FL chromosome 1, ASM2978415v1, whole genome shotgun sequence, one region includes:
- the LOC129738220 gene encoding uncharacterized protein K02A2.6-like: protein MIDKTAVEFLIDSGASINTVTEEAWDVIQQRNTKVFNYRTKCDRQFNGYASQEPLQVKAMFEAWLSINPVKPKCYAEFFVIEGAQRSLLSKSTAEELKVLKVGLHVSNIDGLVKPFPKFPGILVKLSIDDRIIPKKVAYLRVPAAMEQKVNDKLEELLLSDVIERVVGSPEWISPMVVVPKGKDDVRICINMKNANEAVQREHYPLPVIDTFLNKLKGSKFYSRLDITSAYHHVELHPDSRSITTFMTGKGLMRFKRLMFGINAAPEIFQRIMTEMLRGIEGVIIYIDDIVVFGRTREEHDARLEEVLRVLKDNNALLNKEKCVIGVQEMEILGFKVSTTGISPSEEKVSAIKNFRLPSSKEEVRSFLGLVNFVGQFIPDLSTRSEPLRMFVRGEIDKFGDNQQKAFDDLRNELVNNVRKLGFFDPCDTTELYVDASPVGLGAVLTQKDHKGVSRIISFASKGLTPAERVYPQTQREALAVVWAVEKFYLYLFGLEFTVFTDHRTLEYIYEGKHQNGRRACSRAEGFALRLQPYNFRVRYIPGARNISDILSRLVTQCDAAFDEGSDHFLFALNEGLSAITLKEIQKETEADQVLMAVINALKTDKWEKELFRYQAFQNELGSIDGIVVRNDRIVLPKKLRSRALQIAHKGHPGIVAMRRNLREKLWWPCMDRDVNETVQQCAGCSAVSRQNPPEPMIMALQIAHKGHPGIVAMRRNLREKLWWPCMDRDVNETVQQCAGCSAVSRQNPPEPMIRTEMPERAWQQIGIDFFSAKECATFLVTVDYYSRFLSVSEMKITNAAKTIEVLEALFREHTYPETIRCDNGPPFSSVEFSEYCTSRNIRLVHAIPYWPQMNGLVERQNQGILRALRIAKVTQTDWRKALQDYVYMVNTTPHSTTDKAPFELLTGRPVKDLLPSLRTDPNWMRDESTREKDAIRKVKGDLRR, encoded by the exons ATGATCGACAAAACGGCGGTAGAATTTCTTATAGATTCTGGAGCATCGATTAACACAGTTACTGAAGAAGCGTGGGACGTTATACAGCAACGAAATACAAAAGTATTCAACTATAGAACGAAATGTGATCGCCAATTCAACGGTTATGCTAGCCAAGAACCTTTGCAGGTTAAGGCGATGTTTGAAGCATGGCTGTCAATCAACCCAGTGAAGCCCAAGTGTTATGCGGAATTTTTCGTGATCGAAGGAGCTCAAAGATCGTTGTTGAGTAAAAGCACAGCTGAGGAGCTTAAGGTCCTTAAGGTTGGGCTACATGTGTCTAACATTGATGGGTTGGTCAAACCGTTTCCGAAGTTTCCTGGAATATTAGTCAAGTTGTCTATTGACGACCGGATCATTCCAAAGAAAGTAGCCTATCTTAGGGTACCAGCAGCCATGGAGCAAAAAGTCAACGACAAACTAGAAGAACTGTTATTGAGTGATGTCATAGAAAGAGTCGTGGGCTCCCCCGAGTGGATTTCCCCGATGGTAGTGGTACCGAAAGGTAAGGATGATGTTAGAATATGCATCAATATGAAGAATGCTAATGAAGCTGTCCAACGTGAACATTATCCACTACCAGTTATCGAcacttttttgaataaattgaaaggttcaaaattttactcgaGGTTGGACATAACATCTGCTTACCATCACGTTGAGCTTCATCCAGACTCCCGGAGCATTACAACTTTCATGACGGGAAAAGGACTCATGCGATTCAAGCGTCTCATGTTCGGGATTAACGCAGCTCCTGAAATTTTTCAGAGGATTATGACCGAGATGCTGAGAGGAATTGAGGGAGTTATAATATATATAGACGATATCGTTGTGTTCGGAAGGACTCGTGAAGAACACGATGCGCGACTGGAGGAAGTCCTCCGTGTTTTGAAAGATAATAATGCTTTACTCAACAAAGAGAAATGCGTCATTGGAGTACAAGAAATGGAGATACTCGGATTTAAAGTGAGTACTACTGGGATTAGTCCTTCTGAAGAAAAAGTATCTGCCATTAAGAATTTTCGCCTGCCGTCATCTAAAGAAGAGGTACGTAGCTTCTTGGGACTCGTTAACTTTGTGGGCCAGTTCATCCCCGATCTTTCGACCAGATCTGAGCCTTTGCGGATGTTTGTACGTGgagaaattgataaatttggtGATAATCAGCAGAAAGCCTTTGATGATCTACGTAACGAGCTGGTTAATAACGTGCGCAAGCTTGGATTTTTCGATCCGTGTGATACGACTGAACTTTATGTTGATGCCTCACCAGTCGGGTTGGGGGCAGTGTTGACGCAGAAGGATCATAAGGGTGTTTCTAGAATCATAAGCTTTGCGTCAAAGGGATTGACGCCTGCCGAGCGAGTGTACCCACAAACCCAGAGAGAGGCATTGGCGGTTGTGTGGGCGGTGGAGAAATTTTACCTCTACCTGTTCGGCCTCGAATTCACCGTATTTACAGACCATAGGACACTGGAATATATTTATGAAGGCAAGCATCAAAACGGAAGACGAGCCTGTTCAAGGGCTGAAGGTTTTGCACTTCGTTTACAACCTTATAATTTTCGTGTTCGATATATTCCAG GAGCAAGAAATATTTCTGACATCCTCTCCCGTCTAGTTACACAGTGCGATGCAGCGTTTGATGAAGGTTCAGATCACTTTCTGTTTGCGTTAAACGAAGGTCTTTCTGCGATAACTTTGAAAGAGATTCAGAAAGAAACAGAGGCAGATCAGGTTTTGATGGCAGTGATTAACGCCCTTAAAACAGATAAGTGGGAAAAAGAGCTTTTCCGGTACCAAGCTTTTCAAAATGAGTTAGGATCAATCGATGGAATCGTAGTCAGGAATGACAGGATTGTACTTCCTAAAAAGTTGCGATCGAGGGCATTGCAAATCGCGCACAAAGGGCATCCCGGTATCGTTGCAATGCGACGAAACTTGAGGGAGAAGTTATGGTGGCCCTGTATGGACCGCGATGTGAATGAAACTGTACAACAATGCGCTGGTTGCTCCGCCGTTAGTAGACAGAATCCACCCGAGCCAATGATAATGGCATTGCAAATCGCGCACAAAGGGCATCCCGGTATCGTTGCAATGCGACGAAACTTGAGGGAGAAGTTATGGTGGCCCTGTATGGACCGCGATGTGAATGAAACTGTACAACAATGCGCTGGTTGCTCCGCCGTTAGTAGACAGAATCCACCCGAGCCAATGATAAGAACGGAGATGCCTGAACGTGCTTGGCAGCAGATAGGAATTGACTTTTTCTCTGCCAAAGAGTGTGCCACGTTCTTAGTGACCGTGGATTACTACAGCCGGTTCTTATCAGTATCtgaaatgaaaatcacaaatgcGGCTAAGACTATTGAAGTGTTGGAGGCCCTATTCCGTGAGCATACTTATCCGGAAACTATACGTTGCGATAATGGCCCTCCATTCTCCAGTGTAGAGTTTTCTGAATATTGCACTAGTAGAAACATTCGATTGGTCCACGCTATCCCTTATTGGCCTCAGATGAACGGGCTAGTCGAGAGGCAGAACCAAGGGATATTGAGGGCATTGCGCATTGCGAAAGTAACCCAAACTGACTGGAGAAAAGCCTTGCAAGATTATGTGTATATGGTTAATACCACGCCTCATTCGACGACGGATAAAGCACCGTTTGAACTGCTAACAGGAAGGCCAGTTAAGGACTTATTACCCTCTCTAAGAACGGACCCCAACTGGATGAGAGATGAGAGCACACGGGAAAAAGATGCAATCCGGAAAGTGAAGGGAGATCTACGCAGATGA
- the LOC129740163 gene encoding uncharacterized protein LOC129740163 yields MIIALFDGNHEAGRTCLATTAYHEVLQFGAAGENKMMNGEDKLRYPLAQFNDAVDAQDLRREWEEWHRAFELIMQLREMESQREKLATMLAMGGRGLQRIFYNLRAVPDEFYPEPVKVPLMPREVPEYDNAVKRLQAFFVGKRNDRVELEVFRGLRQKPEESFNAFILGLRTQAARCEFRDREDTEILQQITIGARDEKVRDKGLESVMNLDELINYAINREILVRQREKERSQSEVNNISVRRNTWRPQRYEHSFTKRTTPFRPDFRRGAARIQRGEQCWRCGSYNHGSESLECLARGAICNRCGQSGHYARKCDGTHSSPSSKKPAVRRRNEANSLVDSKEHWKAEIPHRPTTEDIAKVE; encoded by the exons ATGATAATCGCTCTCTTTGACGGCAACCACGAAGCAGGACGGACGTGTTTGGCTACAACTGCGTACCACGAGGTTCTACAATTTGGCGCAGCCGGTGAAAACAAAATG atgaACGGAGAAGACAAATTGCGTTACCCTTTGGCTCAGTTTAACGATGCAGTCGATGCCCAGGACTTGCGAAGAGAATGGGAAGAGTGGCACCGGGCTTTCGAACTCATCATGCAGTTACGGGAAATGGAATCTCAACGCGAGAAGTTGGCAACAATGCTGGCCATGGGAGGAAGAGGACTGCAGCGGATTTTCTACAATCTACGGGCAGTACCTGATGAGTTTTATCCTGAGCCAGTCAAGGTCCCTCTTATGCCAAGAGAAGTGCCCGAGTATGACAACGCTGTTAAGCGCTTACAAGCATTTTTTGTTGGTAAGCGGAATGATCGTGTGGAACTCGAAGTTTTTCGTGGTCTGAGACAGAAACCTGAGGAGTCGTTCAATGCCTTTATCCTCGGACTCCGAACACAAGCGGCTCGCTGTGAATTCCGCGATCGTGAAGACACAGAGATTTTACAGCAGATCACGATCGGCGCTCGGGACGAAAAAGTACGAGATAAGGGTCTGGAGAGCGTAATGAATTTGGACGAGCTAATCAATTACGCCATCAACCGGGAAATTCTTGTTAGACAGAGAGAGAAGGAGAGAAGCCAATCGGAAGTCAACAACATTTCGGTCAGAAGGAATACTTGGAGACCACAGCGCTACGAGCATTCGTTCACAAAGCGTACAACTCCTTTCCGTCCGGATTTTAGAAGAGGTGCAGCTCGTATTCAGCGAGGAGAGCAGTGTTGGCGTTGTGGATCATATAATCATGGATCGGAGTCACTTGAGTGTTTGGCACGTGGAGCTATCTGTAACCGTTGTGGACAGAGTGGTCACTATGCCAGGAAGTGTGATGGAACTCATTCATCGCCGTCATCGAAAAAGCCTGCTGTCAGACGTCGAAACGAAGCTAACTCGCTTGTTGATTCGAAAGAACATTGGAAAGCAGAAATCCCACACCGCCCGACAACGGAAGATATTGCCAAGGTAGAATGA